The Metabacillus litoralis genome contains a region encoding:
- a CDS encoding GNAT family N-acetyltransferase — MKIKQQEFEQNQLKYMIRSAEENDAFVLSELRVRIDGETENLDREPGEAYIDEAGFKQLIKEDTEKQCNLFLVVEVNNKIVGFSRCEGSELKRLAHKVEFGICVLKEFWGYGIGRNLLGESLKWADSTGIKKVTLSVLETNVTAIELYKKFGFEVEGILKNDKLLSDGQYYHTMIMGRLYKKKNEFQKDFLFGN; from the coding sequence ATGAAGATAAAGCAACAAGAATTTGAACAAAATCAATTGAAGTATATGATAAGATCTGCAGAAGAAAACGATGCATTCGTCTTATCAGAACTGAGAGTTAGGATTGATGGTGAAACGGAAAATCTAGACAGAGAACCCGGTGAAGCATATATAGATGAAGCTGGTTTTAAACAGTTAATAAAAGAAGATACTGAAAAGCAATGCAACCTTTTTTTGGTCGTTGAAGTAAATAATAAAATTGTAGGTTTTTCACGATGTGAGGGAAGTGAGTTGAAAAGATTAGCTCATAAAGTGGAATTTGGAATTTGTGTGTTAAAGGAATTTTGGGGATATGGTATTGGAAGAAATCTTTTAGGTGAATCTCTAAAATGGGCTGATTCTACTGGTATCAAGAAAGTAACGCTTAGTGTTTTAGAAACCAATGTTACCGCAATTGAGCTTTACAAAAAATTCGGTTTTGAAGTAGAAGGCATACTAAAAAATGATAAGCTGCTATCTGATGGACAATATTATCATACTATGATTATGGGAAGACTATATAAAAAAAAAAATGAGTTTCAAAAGGATTTTTTGTTTGGTAATTGA
- a CDS encoding SDR family NAD(P)-dependent oxidoreductase — protein sequence MASKTCLITGGNSGIGKAAAIQLAKHGVKIIIGCRDEKRGLAALKEIKEKSKSNSAELLLLDMSSQRCIRSAVNELISNHSHIDVLIHNAADFDISRKAPQYSDENIETVWATNHVGPVLLTELLLDKLKQSEQGRIITIASQGLVLHPFLKINYANPEFTNENFRVETAYYQSKLAQVMYTYWLSDKLKNTKITVNCIRVTNVKIDIERYPNLSQLMKFMYSIKSKFSLSPDEMAQTYLYLATSPELQSVTGKYFDEKNRLVTSSKFSKDKHQIEKLMEVTAKYIFTDS from the coding sequence ATGGCCAGCAAAACATGCTTAATAACTGGTGGAAATTCGGGTATTGGAAAAGCTGCAGCCATTCAACTAGCAAAACATGGGGTGAAAATTATTATCGGTTGCAGAGATGAAAAAAGAGGTTTGGCTGCATTAAAAGAAATCAAGGAGAAAAGTAAGAGCAATTCTGCGGAATTATTACTACTAGATATGAGTTCTCAACGTTGTATTAGATCTGCAGTTAATGAATTAATATCTAATCACAGCCACATCGACGTTCTTATTCACAATGCAGCTGATTTTGATATAAGTAGAAAAGCACCTCAATATTCAGATGAAAACATCGAAACTGTTTGGGCAACAAACCACGTTGGACCTGTTTTGTTGACAGAACTATTACTAGATAAACTAAAACAAAGTGAACAAGGTCGAATTATTACAATTGCATCACAAGGTTTAGTTTTACACCCGTTTTTAAAAATCAATTATGCTAATCCTGAATTTACGAACGAGAATTTTCGAGTTGAAACAGCGTATTATCAATCAAAACTTGCTCAAGTGATGTACACATATTGGCTTTCCGATAAGTTGAAAAACACAAAAATTACAGTGAATTGTATAAGAGTAACCAATGTGAAAATTGATATTGAACGTTATCCAAACTTATCTCAACTTATGAAGTTTATGTATTCAATAAAAAGTAAGTTTTCCCTCTCTCCCGATGAAATGGCTCAAACATACTTATATTTAGCAACATCACCTGAGTTACAATCAGTTACCGGAAAGTACTTTGACGAAAAAAATAGACTAGTAACTTCATCAAAGTTCAGCAAAGATAAACATCAGATTGAGAAATTGATGGAGGTAACCGCAAAGTATATTTTTACTGACTCATAA
- a CDS encoding pentapeptide repeat-containing protein, producing the protein MSTKLLISEKYSADCVNCFGLCCVALPYAKSADFAKDKASGSPCENLQEDYRCKIHKNLRNTGYRGCTVYECFGAGQKVSQMTYKGKDWRGHPAIAKEMYDVFPIMQQLHEMLCYLTEALQRAEAKPIYKNLRDMLEKTEALTAQNPKSILELNLHVHRAGVSELLKKVSELVRSQANKAQKRHEKRSDFIGAKLRKANLKGANLRGALLIAADLREADMRATDLLGADLRDANLSGANLTGCIFLTQAQINSANGNRDTRLPLGIKTPDHWLVK; encoded by the coding sequence TTGTCTACGAAACTACTAATTAGTGAAAAATATAGCGCTGATTGTGTAAATTGTTTTGGGCTTTGTTGTGTGGCCTTACCTTATGCAAAATCAGCAGACTTTGCTAAAGATAAAGCTAGTGGATCGCCATGTGAAAATCTTCAAGAAGATTATCGCTGTAAAATTCATAAAAACTTACGAAATACAGGATATCGCGGGTGTACAGTTTATGAATGCTTTGGGGCAGGACAGAAGGTTTCCCAAATGACATATAAAGGGAAAGATTGGCGTGGACACCCAGCAATAGCGAAAGAAATGTACGATGTGTTTCCAATTATGCAGCAGCTTCATGAAATGCTTTGTTATTTAACAGAAGCATTACAGCGAGCCGAAGCTAAACCTATTTATAAAAATCTAAGAGATATGCTTGAGAAAACGGAGGCTCTCACTGCTCAAAATCCTAAGTCTATACTCGAGTTGAATCTCCATGTCCATAGAGCTGGTGTGAGTGAGTTACTAAAAAAGGTAAGTGAGCTAGTCCGTTCACAAGCAAACAAAGCTCAAAAAAGACATGAAAAAAGAAGTGATTTTATAGGTGCGAAGTTAAGAAAAGCTAACCTAAAAGGAGCAAATTTAAGAGGAGCACTGCTTATTGCAGCTGATTTAAGAGAAGCTGATATGAGAGCAACTGACCTTCTTGGTGCAGATTTACGTGATGCAAACTTAAGTGGAGCAAATTTAACGGGATGTATTTTTCTAACACAAGCTCAAATAAATTCCGCTAATGGAAATCGTGATACGAGGTTACCACTTGGTATAAAAACACCAGATCATTGGCTGGTGAAATAG